A part of Apostichopus japonicus isolate 1M-3 chromosome 10, ASM3797524v1, whole genome shotgun sequence genomic DNA contains:
- the LOC139975281 gene encoding uncharacterized protein, giving the protein MACPSPWKDIADTFFECSICLDLFKEPKLLPCLHRFCKQCLEPILEGQAGTFECPLCKDVCKIPNDRIDGFKTDFHMKSMLQFIQLQKTFENKEERECIGCEVKLKVTAYCFICKGFLCVQCYQFHLTKKMFVTHQKHLLTLNDLEGKSLTQEKLASLMEAPRCHIHPEYMAQLCCCTCGNLPVCVTCTYDEHKGHKLRDVRKVANDEREQLKEILEELVKRKETVFNIVDKLNRVNNDVLSIVAETKEKWKSQYEDQTRKLKNKKEKEKREFDRFKTGLEESTRHKKKALETEMEEKIRKIRDEYDRMIKIKIRESKEKEDNKRNAIENRELKIDEEMNRLDAVMNERNKSIDEQQQRKLRETQNLSDLCNQWVDKFENLSTISSSVLESYNHWTDAQCIPDIRAAIEPLVEDIMKDFPEIESLSDITIDDLPILCIDIVNISDYVESVVDVDVFKSGWFWLTGITSTGSGNIVVSGRLSRGKSFITVINRQGRQIRHNKIDESKGSYPDPNRHCAALSRDKIASVCESNQLGVYNIQDGSFTQNNITSLFDDIKTVDRKYATCITTDTLRGHIIVGTRNTGLLFIFDEEFHFIRALKLPEVIKWSRDILYHEGVLLICDLESGCACAVTMDTSKTEAELLYELPKPDIDGRTWSPSSICKDRAGFVYILWYGTNRRIITQYSQDGQQLLTTKRTEYPAVCMTTLMTEKGEKLLVVTATPYPGRMLCYGLMPE; this is encoded by the exons ATGGCCTGCCCTTCGCCTTGGAAAGACATCGCAGATACATTCTTcgaatgttcaatttgtttggatCTGTTTAAAGAACCGAAACTATTACCCTGTCTGCATAGATTCTGTAAACAATGCCTGGAACCTATATTAGAAGGACAGGCTGGGACATTTGAATGTCCTCTTTGTAAAGATGTCTGTAAAATACCAAACGATAGAATCGATGGATTCAAGACTGACTTCCATATGAAAAGTATGCTGCAGTTTATTCAGCtacagaaaacatttgaaaacaaagaagagagagagtGTATTGGTTGTGAAGTGAAGTTAAAGGTTACAGCGTACTGTTTTATATGTAAAGGATTTCTTTGTGTTCAgtgttatcaatttcatttgacCAAGAAGATGTTTGTCACACATCAGAAACACTTATTAACCTTGAATGATCTTGAGGGCAAAAGTCTCACACAAGAAAAACTTGCATCATTGATGGAAGCTCCTAGGTGCCATATTCACCCGGAATATATGGCTCAGTTGTGTTGTTGTACATGCGGAAACCTCCCAGTTTGTGTGACATGTACGTATGATGAACACAAAGGTCATAAACTTCGTGACGTCAGGAAAGTGGCGAACGACGAAAGAGAACAGTTGAAGGAGATATTGGAAGAACTTGTAAAACGTAAAGAAACTGTATTCAACATTGTTGATAAACTCAACAGAGTGAATAATGATGTTCTGTCCATAGTCGCTGAAActaaagaaaaatggaaatcaCAGTACGAAGATCAGACCAGGAAGTTAAAgaataagaaagagaaagaaaagagagaattcGACAGATTCAAAACAGGTCTTGAAGAAAGTACTCGACACAAAAAGAAAGCATTGGAAACAGAAATGGAagagaaaattagaaaaataagaGACGAGTACGACAGAAtgattaaaatcaaaataagggaatcaaaagagaaagaggaCAACAAAAGAAATGCAATAGAAAACAGAGAATTAAAGATTGACGAAGAAATGAACCGACTTGATGCAGTAatgaatgagagaaataaaTCAATAGACGAACAACAGCAACGCAAGCTTAGAGAAACACAAAACTTATCAGATCTCTGTAATCAATGGGTCgataagtttgaaaatttgtctACTATATCTTCGAGTGTCCTTGAATCATATAACCACTGGACAGACGCACAGTGTATTCCTGATATAAGAGCAGCGATCGAACCTCTTGTTGAGGATATCATGAAAGATTTTCCTGAAAtagaatctttatctgatatAACAATTGATGATTTACCAATATTGTGTATTGATATAGTAAATATATCGGATTATGTAGAatctgttgttgatgttgatgtgtTCAAATCTGGTTGGTTTTGGTTAACTGGTATAACAAGTACTGGCTCTGGTAACATCGTCGTCTCTGGGAGATTATCACGTGGCAAATCATTTATCACTGTCATAAACAGACAAGGACGCCAGATTCGTCATAACAAGATAGATGAAAGCAAAGGGAGCTATCCTGATCCCAATCGTCACTGTGCTGCTTTATCACGCGATAAGATAGCTTCAGTTTGTGAATCCAATCAGCTTGGTGTTTATAATATTCAAGATGGGTCctttactcaaaataacatcacgtccctctttgatgacatcaaaacGGTGGATAGGAAGTATGCGACTTGTATAACTACTGATACTTTACGTGGCCACATCATTGTAGGTACACGGAATACTGGATTGCTATTTATATTTGATGaagaatttcatttcattcgAGCTCTGAAGCTGCCAGAGGTTATAAAATGGTCAAGAGATATCCTTTATCATGAAGGAGTTCTGCTGATATGCGATTTAGAGAGTGGATGTGCATGCGCTGTAACCATGGATACATCTAAAACAGAAGCAGAGTTACTATACGAGCTTCCGAAACCAGATATTGACGGACGGACTTGGTCTCCTTCGAGTATATGTAAAGACAGGGCAGGTTTTGTATACATCTTGTGGTATGGTACTAACAGACGTATCATCACACAGTACAGTCAAGATGGTCAGCAGTTGTTGACAACCAAACGGACAGAATATCCAGCTGTATGTATGACAACATTGATGACAGAGAAGGGAGAGAAGCTACTTGTAGTTACAGCTACACCATATCCAGGAAGGATGCTTTGTTATGGTCTG ATGCCAGAATAA